The Musa acuminata AAA Group cultivar baxijiao chromosome BXJ2-5, Cavendish_Baxijiao_AAA, whole genome shotgun sequence genomic interval AATTTCTTATTATGTTTACTATTATTTTGGAACATGTCAGCACTTGAATACACAAGATTAACACTGTATAGCTTGGTGAAGATTACCTGCATGCATGTCGTTTGAGCAGCCCAATTCTTTCTGAGAAGAAAGAAGGCTGGTGAGAACCAAACACAGACGGTAGCTTAAGATAAGACATCAATGGaggtattattattattcatgaaCCAAAGGTAGGAATACGGGAGGATAAGCACTATCACGACATCAACAAACCCCCGAGCCAAACACCCCAAACCAGGAGAACACACCACCACCTCCTCTAGTGGTGTCGCTGTGTGTAGATGTAGTCAGTGTGAGCGGTGAGAGTAGTTTTCTCCAAGCATTTCTCCTTCCCAAGACCCGCACATCCTCCTTCCACCTTCTCGGACGTCTCTCCCCCCTGCGTGTAGATGTAGTCGGTGTGAGCATTGAGAGCACTTCTCATCAAGCAGTCCTCCTTCCCTGCGCATCCTCGCTCCACCTTGTCAGATTCCTCTCCCTCGACACCCTGACATCGACACAACACATCAGATCAGAAACAGCACAAGAACATATGAACTCCGCTCAGGGCTTACCTGGACGTTGGCCTTCTCAAGATCCGCTGGCTCAGGCCTGCCTGCATGGGCCAAAGACAG includes:
- the LOC103983576 gene encoding phytosulfokines, with the translated sequence MSHGVTVVIVALLLFLSLAHAGRPEPADLEKANVQGVEGEESDKVERGCAGKEDCLMRSALNAHTDYIYTQGGETSEKVEGGCAGLGKEKCLEKTTLTAHTDYIYTQRHH